A genomic segment from uncultured Marinifilum sp. encodes:
- a CDS encoding TrlF family AAA-like ATPase, with protein sequence MNKLYARGSEWRKWDLHIHTPNTAKNDQFGTNSWNAYISKLEENDDIAVLGITDYFCIENYNKLKKEQNEGRLRNKYLIPNVELRILPVTQRDTPINIHVLFNPEKVNILEREFFRKLKFSYRGADYSCIKSDLIELGRAYKNDPNLDEESAKKEGIGQFNVPFEKIREILEGNILDGEYIIGVSNSNKDGNSGIQHSSLAATREEIYRMSDFIFSGNPRDTTYFLGKGADSKRELLQKYGSIMPCITGSDAHSMNSINVFPKDRITWLKADPTFEGLKHTLIEPNERVFIGEEPEIFKRVIRNRTKYIKEINVNPVTGYNGHKGKWFEDVNIELNKELTAIIGNKGSGKSALSDITALCGNFYNPKSFSFLSKDKFRKGGLADCFEGQLTWESDVESKYNLNENPIEGATKNVKYLPQGDFETLTNEIEKAEAFQKEIEDVVFSHVKEEAKLGHNTFSDLIESQKSNADASIEFVASDLKDLNKSIIQLEKMLNPNYKAQIEGKIKQKTDELNALIKPLVVANPNTDTSIAQKSKELNDLLNSIRKNIEEKEKSLGITKEKLEKVSIEKNGIEKLKQSIELKEEEIKSFKTDFKNQLLKFDIDIEKVIHFQVDYSTLISAIKLKSEESEKLNKEINGSSEEKGLVKEIEEEKNKLAEESKKLDGPQKKYQKYLNDLKEWEKKKKIIEGNKETPDTLEYHKMVIDYLDNKLEGVIHKKREERLNCVDEIFEKKKSIISIYEQVKKGIDNKIEENKDLLTNYNINIEASLVLQNNFVSDFLKYISKNKLGSFFSKEGGTFRIQQIIDGKDFNNVEDVKSVLSLITEALFTDLRDDISGDKSRYIENQVDNINDFYNYLFGLEYIDYNYQLKLGEKVIEQLSPGERGALLLVFYLLLDKNDCPLILDQPEDNLDNHSVANVLVPFIKKAKQKRQIILVTHNPNLAVVADAEQIIWVNIDKEDKNKFEYTAGSIESKEINKHIVDVLEGAMPAFNKRKQKYYEN encoded by the coding sequence ATGAATAAACTATATGCAAGAGGTTCAGAGTGGAGAAAATGGGACTTACATATTCATACGCCAAATACAGCAAAAAATGATCAATTTGGAACGAATAGTTGGAATGCTTATATTTCTAAATTAGAGGAAAATGATGATATAGCTGTGTTAGGAATTACGGATTACTTCTGTATTGAGAACTATAATAAGCTGAAAAAAGAGCAAAATGAAGGTCGTTTACGAAATAAATATCTTATCCCGAACGTAGAGTTGCGAATTCTGCCTGTTACTCAGAGAGATACTCCAATCAATATTCATGTTTTATTTAACCCTGAAAAGGTTAATATATTAGAAAGAGAATTTTTTAGGAAATTGAAATTTTCATATAGAGGTGCAGATTATTCATGTATAAAAAGTGATCTAATTGAATTGGGTAGAGCATATAAAAACGACCCAAACCTAGATGAAGAGTCTGCAAAAAAAGAAGGCATAGGTCAATTTAATGTTCCTTTTGAAAAAATCCGAGAAATTCTAGAAGGAAATATTCTTGATGGAGAATATATAATAGGAGTTTCTAATAGTAATAAGGATGGAAATAGTGGTATTCAACATTCATCATTAGCGGCAACGAGAGAAGAGATTTATCGTATGTCAGATTTTATTTTTTCAGGTAACCCTAGAGATACGACTTACTTCTTAGGTAAGGGAGCTGATTCAAAAAGAGAATTACTACAAAAGTATGGAAGTATAATGCCCTGCATCACAGGAAGTGATGCGCATAGTATGAACTCAATAAATGTTTTCCCAAAGGATAGAATTACCTGGCTAAAAGCTGACCCTACTTTTGAAGGTTTAAAGCACACCCTTATAGAACCTAACGAAAGAGTTTTTATAGGAGAAGAGCCAGAAATATTTAAAAGGGTAATAAGAAATAGAACAAAGTATATAAAAGAGATAAACGTCAATCCTGTTACTGGTTACAATGGTCATAAAGGAAAATGGTTCGAGGATGTAAATATTGAGCTAAATAAAGAACTAACTGCCATAATAGGAAATAAAGGTAGTGGGAAAAGTGCTTTATCAGATATAACCGCCTTATGTGGAAATTTTTATAACCCTAAAAGTTTTTCATTCCTCAGTAAAGATAAATTTAGAAAAGGTGGTCTTGCTGATTGTTTCGAAGGACAATTAACCTGGGAAAGTGATGTAGAAAGCAAGTATAATCTTAATGAAAATCCTATAGAGGGTGCAACCAAGAATGTAAAATATTTACCTCAAGGCGATTTTGAAACCTTGACAAATGAAATCGAAAAAGCAGAAGCCTTTCAAAAAGAAATTGAAGATGTTGTTTTTTCTCACGTAAAAGAAGAAGCTAAACTAGGACATAACACATTCTCTGATTTAATTGAAAGTCAAAAAAGTAATGCAGATGCTAGCATTGAATTTGTTGCTTCCGACCTAAAGGATTTAAACAAATCTATTATTCAATTAGAAAAAATGCTTAACCCTAACTACAAAGCACAAATAGAAGGGAAAATTAAGCAAAAAACGGATGAACTAAATGCACTAATTAAACCTCTAGTTGTAGCAAATCCTAATACTGATACATCTATTGCTCAAAAAAGTAAAGAACTAAATGATTTATTAAATTCAATTAGAAAAAATATTGAAGAAAAAGAAAAAAGTTTAGGAATAACTAAAGAAAAACTAGAAAAAGTAAGTATTGAAAAAAATGGCATAGAAAAATTAAAACAATCCATTGAATTAAAGGAGGAAGAAATAAAATCGTTTAAAACTGACTTTAAGAATCAATTACTAAAATTTGATATTGATATAGAAAAAGTTATTCACTTTCAAGTTGATTATTCAACATTAATTTCAGCGATTAAATTAAAGAGTGAGGAATCTGAAAAGTTAAATAAAGAGATAAATGGTTCAAGTGAAGAGAAAGGTCTTGTTAAAGAAATAGAAGAAGAAAAGAATAAATTAGCTGAAGAAAGTAAAAAACTAGATGGTCCTCAAAAAAAGTATCAAAAATATTTAAATGACCTAAAAGAATGGGAAAAGAAGAAAAAAATAATTGAAGGTAATAAAGAAACACCTGATACTTTGGAATATCATAAAATGGTTATTGATTATCTTGACAATAAATTAGAAGGTGTCATACACAAAAAGAGAGAAGAGCGTTTAAATTGCGTTGATGAAATATTTGAAAAAAAGAAATCAATTATTAGTATTTACGAGCAAGTTAAAAAAGGTATTGATAACAAAATCGAAGAAAATAAAGATCTTCTTACGAACTATAATATAAACATTGAAGCATCTTTAGTTCTACAGAATAATTTTGTAAGTGATTTTTTAAAATATATTAGCAAGAATAAATTAGGCTCATTCTTCTCTAAAGAAGGAGGAACATTTAGAATTCAACAAATAATTGATGGAAAAGATTTTAACAATGTGGAAGATGTTAAATCTGTGTTGTCATTAATTACAGAAGCCTTATTTACTGATTTACGTGACGACATATCTGGAGATAAAAGTAGATATATCGAAAATCAAGTTGATAACATCAATGACTTTTACAATTATTTATTTGGTCTTGAGTATATAGATTATAATTATCAACTTAAACTTGGAGAGAAGGTTATTGAACAGCTTTCTCCTGGAGAACGAGGTGCTCTTTTGTTAGTGTTTTATTTATTATTAGATAAAAATGATTGCCCATTAATTCTTGATCAACCAGAAGACAATCTAGACAATCATAGTGTTGCAAATGTTCTCGTTCCATTTATAAAAAAAGCAAAACAAAAACGTCAAATAATCTTAGTTACGCATAATCCTAATCTAGCCGTTGTTGCAGATGCGGAACAAATTATCTGGGTTAATATTGACAAGGAAGATAAAAACAAATTTGAATATACCGCTGGTAGTATTGAGAGTAAGGAAATAAACAAACATATTGTTGATGTGCTAGAGGGTGCAATGCCTGCGTTTAACAAACGCAAACAAAAGTACTATGAGAACTAA
- a CDS encoding restriction endonuclease subunit S, giving the protein MESNWQTVQLQDVVTKLGDGLHGTPKYTEDGEYHFINGNNLVDGKIVLNKNTKRVDRSEFEKYKKELTNRTVFVSINGTIGNVAFYNSEKVILGKSACYFNVNENTDKVFIRYIVSSPYFMHYLETFATGTTIKNVSLKSMREFPFKLPPLPEQKAIAHILSSLDEKIELNRQMNQTLEQMAQALFKSWFVDFDPVIDNALAEGNPIPEELQAKADNRKVLGKNIKILPEEIQKLFPNDFEYSEEFEKWVPLGWRVGQIKDIGKVVTGKTPPSKSPKHFGNEYPFVTPTDFKNYFKFTFEADRYISKEGYFANKVRVLPENSVVVTCIGSDMGKVIINTKECLTNQQINSVIPDFQTITTEYLYQFFKSIYDTLRKLAFGGSTMPILNKSDFENINILIPNINLLTKTSHYFTDINNKIIDNLYQNRELTKLRDTLLPKLISGEVRVTDVEKMIK; this is encoded by the coding sequence ATGGAGAGTAATTGGCAAACAGTTCAATTGCAAGACGTTGTTACTAAATTAGGTGACGGATTGCATGGTACTCCAAAATATACTGAAGATGGAGAATATCACTTTATCAATGGGAATAATTTAGTTGATGGTAAAATTGTATTAAATAAAAATACTAAAAGAGTTGATAGGAGTGAATTTGAGAAGTATAAAAAAGAATTAACTAATAGAACTGTTTTCGTTTCTATTAATGGAACAATTGGTAATGTTGCTTTTTATAATAGTGAGAAAGTTATATTAGGTAAAAGTGCGTGTTATTTTAATGTAAATGAAAATACTGATAAGGTTTTCATCAGGTACATTGTTTCAAGCCCCTATTTTATGCATTATCTTGAAACTTTTGCAACAGGCACTACAATTAAAAATGTTTCTCTCAAATCAATGAGAGAATTCCCCTTTAAACTTCCCCCGCTCCCAGAACAAAAAGCCATCGCTCACATATTAAGCAGCCTAGACGAAAAAATAGAACTCAACCGCCAAATGAACCAAACTTTGGAGCAAATGGCACAAGCCTTATTTAAATCTTGGTTTGTTGATTTTGATCCTGTAATTGACAATGCACTAGCTGAAGGGAATCCAATTCCTGAAGAACTGCAAGCCAAAGCTGATAATCGTAAAGTATTGGGCAAGAATATAAAAATTTTACCGGAAGAAATTCAGAAACTGTTTCCTAATGATTTTGAGTATAGTGAGGAGTTTGAGAAGTGGGTGCCGTTGGGGTGGAGAGTTGGTCAAATTAAAGATATTGGGAAAGTGGTAACGGGTAAAACTCCACCTTCTAAAAGTCCAAAACACTTTGGAAATGAATACCCTTTTGTAACACCAACGGATTTTAAAAACTATTTTAAGTTTACATTTGAAGCTGACCGTTATATATCAAAAGAAGGATATTTTGCAAACAAAGTAAGAGTATTACCTGAAAATTCTGTAGTTGTTACTTGTATCGGATCTGACATGGGAAAAGTTATCATTAATACGAAGGAATGCCTTACCAATCAACAAATCAATTCAGTAATACCCGACTTTCAAACTATTACAACTGAATATTTATACCAATTTTTCAAATCAATATATGATACTCTTAGGAAATTAGCATTCGGAGGTTCAACAATGCCAATCCTAAACAAATCTGATTTTGAAAATATTAATATTCTTATCCCAAATATAAACCTACTTACTAAAACGAGTCATTATTTTACTGACATTAACAATAAAATTATAGACAATTTGTATCAAAATAGAGAACTAACTAAACTTCGAGATACACTTTTGCCCAAGTTAATTTCTGGGGAAGTTAGGGTGACTGATGTTGAGAAAATGATTAAATAA
- a CDS encoding class I SAM-dependent DNA methyltransferase produces MAKKNGNGKHKSMEETLWDSANKLRGTVESSEYKHVVLSLIFLKFASDKFEERRQELIAEGKDSFLEMVEFYTMKNVFFLPEQSRWSHVMQHAKQDDIAIKIDTALSTIEKNNAALRGALPDNYFSRLGLDGSKLSALLDTINNIDTVADKEEDVVGRVYEYFLGKFAAAEGKGGGEFYTPKCVVNLLAEMLEPYKGKIYDPCCGSGGMFVQSIKFVESHNGNKKDISIYGQEYTATTYKLAKMNLAIRGIAGNLGDVPADTFFKDQHPDLKADYILANPPFNQKDWRAANELTDDPRWAAYPTPPTGNANYAWIMHMLSKLSETGTAGFVLANGSMSSNTGGEGDIRKQFVENDLVDCMIALPGQLFYTTQIPVCLWFLSKNKKEDILHGYRNREGETLFIDARNMGSMVDRTHKELTADDLAEITRTYHAWRGEEKDGKYEDKAGYCKAAKKEEIAKHDYVLTPGRYVGAAEIEDDGIPFESKMTELTQTLYQQMKESEKLDAVIRKNMEVLGYGE; encoded by the coding sequence ATGGCCAAAAAGAACGGTAACGGAAAGCATAAGAGTATGGAAGAAACCCTATGGGATTCAGCCAATAAATTGAGGGGAACGGTAGAGTCGTCGGAATACAAGCACGTAGTATTGAGTTTGATATTCCTGAAGTTTGCCAGTGATAAGTTCGAAGAACGCAGACAAGAGCTGATAGCTGAAGGAAAAGATAGCTTTTTAGAGATGGTTGAGTTTTACACCATGAAGAATGTTTTCTTCTTGCCGGAGCAATCTCGCTGGAGCCATGTAATGCAACATGCCAAGCAAGATGATATTGCCATTAAAATTGATACCGCACTATCAACCATTGAAAAGAACAATGCGGCTCTTAGAGGAGCACTGCCTGATAACTACTTTTCTCGCTTAGGACTAGATGGCAGTAAATTGTCCGCCTTGTTAGATACCATAAACAATATTGATACAGTTGCCGATAAGGAAGAAGATGTTGTTGGACGTGTGTATGAGTATTTTCTTGGAAAATTTGCCGCTGCCGAAGGAAAAGGCGGTGGAGAATTCTACACGCCAAAATGCGTAGTAAACCTATTGGCTGAAATGCTGGAACCATACAAAGGAAAGATTTACGATCCTTGTTGTGGTTCAGGTGGTATGTTTGTGCAATCCATAAAATTTGTGGAGAGCCACAACGGAAACAAGAAAGACATTTCCATTTACGGACAGGAATATACGGCAACCACCTACAAACTGGCAAAAATGAACCTTGCCATTCGTGGAATTGCCGGAAACCTGGGCGATGTGCCAGCTGATACTTTCTTTAAAGATCAGCATCCCGATTTAAAGGCAGATTATATACTGGCCAATCCTCCTTTTAACCAAAAAGATTGGCGTGCAGCTAACGAATTAACCGATGATCCTCGTTGGGCAGCTTACCCTACTCCACCAACCGGAAATGCCAACTATGCATGGATTATGCACATGCTCTCCAAGCTATCGGAAACCGGAACCGCAGGTTTTGTGTTGGCCAATGGCTCTATGAGTTCAAATACGGGTGGCGAAGGCGATATTCGCAAGCAGTTTGTAGAAAACGATTTGGTAGATTGTATGATTGCCCTGCCCGGTCAATTGTTCTACACCACACAAATACCCGTTTGTTTGTGGTTCTTAAGCAAGAACAAAAAAGAAGACATTTTACACGGCTACCGAAACCGAGAAGGCGAAACCCTCTTTATTGATGCCCGAAATATGGGAAGCATGGTAGACCGCACCCACAAAGAACTAACTGCAGATGATTTAGCAGAGATTACCAGAACCTACCATGCCTGGAGAGGTGAAGAAAAAGATGGCAAGTATGAAGACAAAGCCGGCTATTGCAAAGCTGCCAAAAAGGAAGAGATTGCCAAGCATGATTACGTACTAACTCCTGGTCGTTACGTTGGTGCTGCAGAAATAGAAGACGACGGTATCCCTTTCGAAAGCAAAATGACGGAATTAACACAGACTCTTTACCAACAAATGAAGGAATCAGAAAAATTGGATGCTGTGATTCGTAAAAATATGGAGGTTTTGGGATATGGAGAGTAA
- a CDS encoding ATP-binding protein encodes MPFFYMYSSVRRYIRIFTNHIEFYNPGGLPKPFEELKEKDISLPRNPIIAKLFRMVKLAENIGFGFDKIDENWKAYNSTTPNYQIEFDSVVVDFMMEQESNVRETSGKTSGKTSGKILELIKENQNISIPEMAKIIDISERSIERNIENLKKSGLLKRVGPAKGGYWEVIG; translated from the coding sequence TTGCCATTTTTTTATATGTATTCTTCTGTTCGCCGATATATACGCATTTTCACAAACCACATTGAGTTTTACAACCCAGGTGGACTGCCCAAACCCTTTGAAGAATTAAAAGAAAAGGATATTTCTTTGCCACGAAACCCTATTATTGCAAAGTTGTTTCGTATGGTAAAACTGGCTGAAAATATTGGCTTTGGTTTTGATAAAATAGACGAAAACTGGAAAGCTTATAATTCAACTACTCCAAATTATCAGATTGAATTTGATTCTGTTGTTGTGGATTTTATGATGGAACAAGAAAGTAATGTCAGAGAAACGTCGGGGAAAACGTCGGGGAAAACGTCGGGGAAAATCCTAGAACTTATTAAAGAGAACCAGAATATATCTATACCTGAAATGGCTAAAATCATAGATATCTCAGAACGTTCGATTGAACGGAATATTGAAAACCTGAAGAAAAGCGGATTATTGAAGCGTGTTGGTCCTGCTAAAGGTGGTTATTGGGAAGTAATTGGATAA
- a CDS encoding helicase associated domain-containing protein produces MKKDNNKQTLFDIQWNEKYKLLIDFKNEYKHCNVPDKTTYKGCELGRWVTRQRARKTKLSPDRITKLNSINFVWNIFEFVWMKNYKDLKNYKNKFGHCNVSKGNERYLSLANWVIKQRQYFKKGKLSKKQIKNLENIGFTWEKYKRTPWCENLQKLETFKAKFGHCNVTKSYKDKPLGNWVSIQRRDKHKLSIEQIKKLDKLEFNWILKSGRKHLNI; encoded by the coding sequence TTGAAAAAAGACAATAATAAACAAACATTATTTGACATTCAATGGAATGAAAAATATAAACTCTTAATTGATTTCAAGAACGAATACAAACATTGTAATGTTCCTGACAAAACAACTTATAAAGGATGTGAATTAGGTAGATGGGTAACAAGACAAAGAGCAAGAAAAACAAAATTATCTCCTGATAGAATTACTAAGCTTAATTCTATCAATTTTGTTTGGAATATCTTTGAGTTTGTGTGGATGAAAAATTATAAAGACCTAAAAAATTACAAGAATAAATTTGGGCATTGTAATGTATCTAAAGGAAATGAAAGATATTTATCTTTAGCCAATTGGGTTATCAAGCAAAGGCAATATTTCAAGAAAGGAAAACTTTCTAAAAAACAAATTAAAAACCTTGAAAACATAGGATTTACATGGGAAAAATACAAGCGCACTCCTTGGTGTGAAAATTTACAAAAACTTGAAACTTTCAAAGCTAAATTCGGACACTGTAATGTCACCAAAAGTTATAAAGATAAACCCTTAGGAAATTGGGTCTCCATTCAAAGAAGAGATAAACACAAGCTTTCAATTGAACAAATAAAAAAATTGGACAAATTAGAATTTAATTGGATACTTAAATCTGGAAGAAAACACCTAAATATCTAA
- a CDS encoding ATP-binding protein, whose translation MPVAAIREALINTVIHRDYINPSRDIKVGIYDDIVNIVSPGSLPHSITIEDVFNERSETRNRVVANVFKELNLIEQWGSGINRIVNGCIEHGLQAPKIEEKNDFFDVEIIRPRTIIEEKVSVATDYDRLRPIKY comes from the coding sequence ATACCTGTTGCGGCAATTCGAGAAGCCTTAATTAACACAGTAATACATCGTGACTATATAAATCCTAGTAGAGATATTAAAGTCGGTATTTACGATGATATTGTAAATATTGTGTCACCTGGCAGTTTACCTCACAGCATTACCATAGAAGATGTATTTAATGAAAGAAGCGAAACTCGTAACCGGGTTGTAGCAAATGTATTCAAGGAATTAAACCTCATTGAGCAATGGGGAAGCGGAATTAACCGCATCGTGAACGGCTGTATTGAGCATGGTCTCCAAGCACCAAAAATTGAAGAAAAGAACGATTTCTTTGATGTTGAGATAATACGACCAAGAACAATTATTGAGGAAAAAGTATCTGTTGCGACTGATTACGACCGATTACGACCGATTAAGTATTGA
- a CDS encoding relaxase/mobilization nuclease domain-containing protein, with protein MIAKIIQGRGFKGAVNYVLDKEKARLLHGNGVLLKNKTSIIQNFITQSKMKPNISKPVAHISLNFSVQDMNRLTDELMLKIAQEYLRKMKYENTQYIIVRHFDTEHPHLHLIINRIDNKGKRITDKKEKLRSTNICMELTKKNDLYIASGKENVKEHRLKEPNKTKYEIFQALQDAVPKSSNWLELESELWKSRIDTDLIKNGSTNKIQGVRFGKNGYEFNGSKIDRAFSYSKINFRLQQNEWSINQQTKSNNQNKSNTRSKHSLLKELANSLNASANSQYEADLLKQKFPKRKKRKKGFRR; from the coding sequence ATGATTGCTAAAATTATTCAGGGCAGAGGTTTTAAGGGAGCAGTAAACTACGTTTTAGACAAAGAAAAAGCTCGATTACTTCATGGGAATGGTGTTCTATTGAAAAATAAAACATCTATCATTCAGAATTTTATTACCCAAAGTAAAATGAAGCCAAACATTTCAAAACCTGTGGCTCACATCTCTCTCAATTTTTCAGTTCAGGACATGAATCGTTTAACAGATGAATTGATGCTTAAAATTGCTCAGGAATATTTAAGAAAAATGAAATATGAAAACACACAATACATTATTGTTCGGCATTTCGACACAGAACATCCTCATTTGCATCTAATCATTAATCGAATAGACAATAAGGGCAAGCGTATTACTGATAAAAAAGAAAAACTTCGCAGTACAAATATTTGCATGGAGCTAACCAAAAAAAATGACTTGTATATTGCTTCAGGAAAAGAGAACGTAAAAGAACATCGACTAAAAGAACCCAATAAAACCAAATATGAAATCTTTCAGGCTCTTCAAGATGCTGTTCCTAAATCAAGCAATTGGTTAGAGCTGGAAAGTGAACTTTGGAAATCGAGAATTGATACTGACTTAATAAAAAATGGAAGTACGAATAAAATTCAAGGAGTTCGATTTGGTAAAAATGGATATGAATTCAATGGCTCTAAAATTGACAGGGCATTTAGTTATTCCAAAATAAATTTTCGCCTGCAACAAAACGAATGGTCCATAAATCAACAAACAAAATCAAATAATCAAAATAAGTCAAATACAAGATCAAAACATTCATTGTTAAAGGAATTAGCCAACTCTCTGAATGCATCTGCAAATAGTCAATATGAAGCAGATTTATTAAAACAAAAATTCCCTAAACGGAAAAAAAGAAAAAAGGGTTTTAGAAGATAA
- a CDS encoding MobC family plasmid mobilization relaxosome protein, with the protein MRRIKNRNTNGRPSKSLSEKKSYKVTVKMATEDYYTLKTKANFAGMNQSEFIRNCIRSGKVKQCISPQLMGYIRKLCGMANNINQIARTANTLGYSDVHWRCMDMLKHLDSLIKRIENDC; encoded by the coding sequence ATGAGAAGGATTAAAAACAGAAATACGAATGGTCGTCCAAGCAAAAGTCTTTCTGAAAAAAAAAGCTATAAAGTAACGGTTAAAATGGCAACAGAAGATTATTACACTCTTAAAACCAAAGCCAATTTTGCTGGTATGAATCAGAGTGAATTTATTCGAAACTGCATTCGTTCAGGCAAAGTGAAACAATGCATTTCGCCCCAATTAATGGGATATATTCGAAAACTTTGCGGTATGGCAAACAACATCAATCAAATTGCCCGTACTGCAAATACACTTGGATACTCAGATGTTCATTGGCGGTGCATGGACATGCTTAAACATTTGGATAGCTTGATAAAACGCATTGAAAATGATTGCTAA
- a CDS encoding helix-turn-helix domain-containing protein, with protein sequence MKADEITFDNLPKAIAHLVDQVEKLKILIEESQTSITPKKRMPVGIDEASQIIGKAKQTIYSLVQKRMIPCYKSGKKLYFFEDELLEWITKGKKKTMHEIEMEARADFNKRPRGIRL encoded by the coding sequence ATGAAAGCAGATGAAATTACTTTTGACAATTTACCGAAAGCCATTGCTCACCTGGTAGATCAAGTAGAAAAACTGAAAATTCTGATTGAAGAAAGTCAGACTTCCATTACTCCCAAAAAGCGTATGCCTGTGGGTATTGATGAAGCCAGTCAAATTATCGGCAAAGCCAAACAAACTATTTATTCGCTGGTCCAAAAACGCATGATTCCCTGTTATAAAAGTGGTAAAAAACTCTATTTCTTCGAAGATGAACTACTGGAATGGATTACCAAAGGCAAAAAGAAAACCATGCATGAAATTGAAATGGAAGCCCGAGCTGATTTCAATAAACGTCCCCGAGGTATCCGATTATGA
- a CDS encoding site-specific integrase — protein MKQLSKTKVTVRLRKADDRKEWYIYLESYPVFVIGKEKPQRIREYLNRSVTSVEWDKKRTARTNLNGQKTYKPKRTDNGIIICKSEIDMESMLYADGVRKLRQREYDHADLYNETESEKAEQRERSQYNFIEYFEKLIFKRHANSSKSIQVNWQRTLELLQIFAGDIILFSQLNIATAEDFKLFLFSAPMGGNKSGTISHNTASTYFSIFKAALKQAFIDNYLEIDLSAKLKGIHDQESRREYLTLEELNVLVATPCDREILKKAALFSALTGLRHIDIQKLKWSEISIENNQARLHFTQQKTKGVEYMPISDQALQLCGERGKPEQLVFETLPDPSWISRPLKNWIESAGIKKKITFHCFRHTFATLQLSNGTDIYTVSKMLGHTNVKTTQVYAKVIDEKKNKATQAIKLDGIENINL, from the coding sequence ATGAAACAACTTTCAAAAACAAAAGTAACCGTTAGACTTCGTAAAGCAGATGATCGCAAAGAGTGGTATATTTATTTAGAAAGCTATCCGGTATTTGTTATAGGCAAAGAAAAACCTCAACGAATTAGAGAATATCTGAATAGAAGCGTAACAAGCGTTGAATGGGACAAGAAAAGAACTGCACGAACCAATCTCAACGGACAAAAAACATACAAACCCAAACGTACCGATAATGGCATAATTATATGCAAAAGTGAAATCGATATGGAAAGTATGTTATATGCTGATGGCGTTCGAAAACTGCGTCAACGAGAATATGATCACGCCGATTTGTATAATGAAACAGAAAGCGAGAAAGCAGAGCAAAGAGAACGATCACAATATAACTTCATTGAATATTTTGAGAAGTTAATTTTTAAGCGTCATGCCAATAGTTCAAAATCTATTCAGGTTAATTGGCAACGCACACTCGAACTTCTACAAATATTTGCCGGAGATATTATTTTGTTCTCACAATTAAACATTGCGACTGCTGAAGATTTTAAACTTTTTCTGTTTTCGGCTCCCATGGGAGGAAACAAAAGTGGAACGATTTCTCATAATACCGCTTCAACTTATTTTTCCATATTTAAGGCAGCACTTAAACAAGCCTTTATTGATAATTATCTGGAAATCGATTTATCTGCTAAACTAAAAGGAATTCATGATCAGGAATCTCGCCGAGAATATTTGACGTTAGAAGAATTGAATGTTCTTGTTGCAACTCCTTGCGATAGAGAAATTCTTAAGAAAGCTGCGCTTTTCTCTGCTCTTACCGGATTAAGACACATTGATATTCAAAAACTAAAATGGAGTGAAATCAGTATAGAAAACAATCAGGCAAGACTTCATTTTACACAACAAAAAACTAAAGGTGTGGAATATATGCCTATCTCAGATCAAGCTTTACAACTTTGCGGAGAACGAGGTAAACCTGAACAACTAGTGTTTGAAACTTTACCCGATCCTTCTTGGATTTCCAGACCTCTGAAAAACTGGATAGAATCAGCTGGAATTAAAAAGAAAATCACTTTTCATTGCTTTCGTCATACATTTGCCACATTGCAATTAAGCAATGGAACTGACATCTATACCGTAAGTAAAATGCTTGGCCACACAAATGTGAAAACAACACAAGTTTACGCCAAAGTAATAGACGAAAAGAAAAACAAAGCAACACAGGCAATAAAACTAGATGGCATAGAAAATATTAACCTTTAG